One window from the genome of Bacillus rossius redtenbacheri isolate Brsri chromosome 12, Brsri_v3, whole genome shotgun sequence encodes:
- the LOC134537186 gene encoding waprin-Thr1-like isoform X1 translates to MDSKMVILSSLLMMTLICTAAETSSKAGFCPLRSYVTRCSPSCSSDYQCLGGAKCCPNVCGSRSCVGARPVAQGGEAGSKYDGPDTVYCGNVKCRSSEKCAFDRTSRREKCIPK, encoded by the exons ACTCGAAGATGGTGATACTGTCGTCGCTGTTGATGATGACCTTGATATGCACGGCAGCAGAAACAAGCA GCAAGGCGGGGTTCTGCCCGCTGAGGAGCTATGTGACGCGGTGCTCGCCCTCGTGCAGCAGCGACTACCAGTGCCTGGGCGGGGCCAAGTGCTGCCCCAACGTGTGCGGCTCCAGGTCGTGCGTGGGCGCCAGACCCGTGGCGCAGGGCGGCGAGGCTGGCTCCAAGTACGACGGCCCAG ACACCGTGTATTGTGGGAATGTGAAATGCAGAAGCTCGGAGAAATGCGCGTTTGACAGAACTTCCAGGCGAGAGAAATGCATCCCCAAGTGA
- the LOC134537186 gene encoding waprin-Thr1-like isoform X2 yields MVILSSLLMMTLICTAAETSSKAGFCPLRSYVTRCSPSCSSDYQCLGGAKCCPNVCGSRSCVGARPVAQGGEAGSKYDGPDTVYCGNVKCRSSEKCAFDRTSRREKCIPK; encoded by the exons ATGGTGATACTGTCGTCGCTGTTGATGATGACCTTGATATGCACGGCAGCAGAAACAAGCA GCAAGGCGGGGTTCTGCCCGCTGAGGAGCTATGTGACGCGGTGCTCGCCCTCGTGCAGCAGCGACTACCAGTGCCTGGGCGGGGCCAAGTGCTGCCCCAACGTGTGCGGCTCCAGGTCGTGCGTGGGCGCCAGACCCGTGGCGCAGGGCGGCGAGGCTGGCTCCAAGTACGACGGCCCAG ACACCGTGTATTGTGGGAATGTGAAATGCAGAAGCTCGGAGAAATGCGCGTTTGACAGAACTTCCAGGCGAGAGAAATGCATCCCCAAGTGA